The nucleotide sequence GCCCGACCTGTCCGCCGTGACGCCCACGTTCCAGAGCGCCAACACCAGCCTCCAGCGGACCCTGGGCCTCTACGCGGCGGACCAGATTGCCATCGGCAAGTACGTGGAGGTGCTTGGCTCCATCCGCTGGGACGTCTTCAACACGGACTACACCGCCGTGGCCGCCGCCGGCACGAAGACGCGGCTGGAGAGCAGCGACAAGCTGTTCAACTGGCGCGCGGGCGTCGTCGTCCACCCCATGGAGAACACGAGCGTGTACGGCATGTACGGCACGTCCGCCAACCCCTCCGCCGAGCTGGCCACGCTCTCCGCCGACACGGTGAGCCTGGATCCGGAGAAGAACGCCATCGTGGAGGTGGGCGCGAAGGGTGAGTTCATCGAGGGCCGGCTGGGCCTCACCGCGGCCGTGTTCCGCATCACCAAGACGGACGCGCGCGTGCCCAACACGGACCCGGAGGGGCCGCCGCAGATCCTCGCCGGTGAGCAGCGCGTGCAGGGCTACAACGTGGGCGTGGCGGGCACCGTCACCCGGGATTGGAAGATGCTCGCGAACTACACCCTGATGGACTCCGCCATCACCGAGCACACCAACCCGTACCTCGTCGGCCAGCGGCTGCCGAACACCCCGCGCCACAGCCTCTCGCTCTGGACGACGTACCAGGTGCTGGAGAACCTGTCGGTGGGCGGCGGCGCCGTCTACCAGGACGTGACGAGCGTCAGCAACCCGACCTCCGCGGCCACGGCCACCAACAACGTGCCCAACTTCTGGCGCTTCGACGCGTTCGCGAGCTACGAGTGGGGCAAGGCCAACCTCCAGCTCAACGTGTACAACCTCACCGACGCCCTCTATTACGACCAGTTCTACGCCGGGCATGCCGTGCCGGCCGAGGGTGTCTCCGCGCTGCTGACCGCGCGCTACCGCTTCTAGGCGCGGGCCGCCAGCGGGGCCACCGTCCTCCAGGAGTCGCTCCATGATGCTGCACATCCCCAGCGTGCTGACCGCCGAGCAGGTGGCCCACTGCCGCACGGTCATGGAGCGGGCCTCCTGGACGGACGGGCGTGTCACCTCCGGCTACCAGTCCGCGCAGGTGAAGAAGAACCTCCAGCTCCCCGACGACGGGCCGGCCGCGCGCGAGCTGGGCGACCTGGTGTTGTCGGGGCTGGAGCGCAGCGCGATGTTCATCTCCGCGGCGCTGCCGCAGCGGGTGTTCCCTCCGCTGTTCAACCGCTACGAGCCGGGGATGACGTTCGGCTCGCACGTGGACAGCGCCATCCGCCCGGTGACGGGGACGCCGCTGCGCGTGCGCACGGACGTGTCGGCGACGCTCTTCCTCTCCGAGCCGGACAGCTACGACGGCGGCGAGCTGGTGGTGGAGGACACCTACGGCAGCCACTCGGTGAAGCTGCCGGCCGGGGACCTCATCATCTACCCGGCGTCCAGCCTGCACCACGTGACGCCGGTGACGCGCGGCGTCCGGCTCGCGTCGTTCTTCTGGGTGCAGAGCATGGTGCGGGACGTGTCGCGCCGCGCGATGCTCTTCGACATGGACACGGCGATTACCCAGCTCAACCAGGAGGTGCCCAAGAGCCCCGCCCTGGTGATGCTGACGGGCGTGTACCACAACCTCCTGAGGCAGTGGGCGGAGCCCTGAAGCCCGGCCGAAGGCGTGGGCGGGGCTCGGAAGCCCGCCCCGCCTGAAGGTCAGCCCTGGTCCTTGCGGACGAGGACCTTCTTGCCGCGCACCGTGGCGTTCTTCAGCGCGGCGATGATGCGGTTGGCGTCCGGCTCCGGCACCTCCACCAGCGTGAAGCTGTCGCCAATCTGGATGGCGCCAATCTTCGACGAGTCGAGCCCCGCCTCGCCGGCGATGGCGCCCACCACGTCCGCCGGGCGCATGCCCGCGCGCCGGCCCGCGCCAATCCACAGGCGGGTGATGTCCCAGGCCGGTGGGCCTCCCCGGCTCTTGGTGCCCCGCTCCGGGCGTCCCGGCCTGCCGCCGGGCGCACCGGGCGCTCCAGGCCTGCCGCCGGCCATTCCGGGCCGCGGGGGCCGGTCCACCGGCGGGGCCACGGTGGGGATCTCCTCCTCCTTGCCCTCGCGGCCCTCGTCCTGGGCCTCCTGGAGGAGCTTCACCGCGGCGGCGGCGATGTCCATGGCGTCGAACTCGGAGGCCAGGGCCTCCACCGCGCCGCGGAAGGAGTCCAGCTCACCGGCCACCAGCGCCTCGCGCAGGGCGGAGCGCAGCATCTCCTGCTGCTTCTCGCGCAGGTCCGCCACGGTGGGCACCGTGGCCACCTCGATGCGCTGGCCGGTGACGCGCTCGATGTTGCGCAGCAGCCGGTGCTCGCGGGGCTCCACGAGGGTGATGGCCACGCCCTCGCGGCCGGCGCGGCCCGTGCGGCCGATGCGGTGCACGTACGCCTCGGGGGCGTTGGGCACGTCGAAGTTCACCACGTGGGACAGCCGGGGGATGTCCAGACCGCGCGCCGCCACGTCCGTGGCCACGAGCAGGTCGGTGCCCTGGGACTTGAGCTGCTTGATGACGCGGTCTCTCTGCTCCTGCGTCATGCCGCCGTGCAGGGCGTGGGCGCGCCAGCCGCGGCCGTTGAGGGAGACGGTGAGGTCATCCACCTCCGTGCGGGTGCGGCAGAAGATGATGGCGGCGGTGGGGGACTCCACGTCGAGCAGGCGGCCCAGGGTGGCAATCTTGAAGGCGCGCGGGACGACGTAGGCCGTCTGCCGGACGCGGGGCATCTCGCCCTGCTCCACCTTCTCGCGGGCAATCTTCACGCGCACTGGCTCGCGCAGGTGGCGCTCGGCGATGCTGGCGATGCGCGGGGGGAGGGTGGCGGAGAAGAGGGCGGTCTGCCGCGTCTCGGGCGTGCCGGAGAGGATGGCCTCCAGGTCCTCGGCGAAGCCCATGTCGAGCATCTCGTCGGCCTCGTCCAGGACGACGGTGCGCACGTCGTCGAGCTGGAGCGTGCCCCGGCGCAGGTGGTCCAGCGCGCGGCCGGGGGTGGCGACGACGACGTCCACGCCGCGCTTGAGGACGCGCAGCTGCTGGCCGATGACCTGCCCGCCGTAGAGGGGCAGCACGGTGACGCCGAGCTTCTGCCCGTAGCGGTGGATGGCCTCGGAGACCTGCATGGCCAGCTCGCGCGTGGGGACGAGCACCAGCGCGGCGGTGGTGTTCGGGCGGCAGGTGCCCGGCTCGATGCGGTTGAGGAGGGGGAGGGCGAACGCGGCCGTCTTGCCGGTGCCGGTGGCGGCGATGCCGAGCAGGTCCTTGCCCGCGAGCAGCGGCGGGAGGGCGGCGGCCTGGATGGGCGTGGGCTCCTCATATCCGAGGGCGCTGAGCGCCTCGATGAGGGCGGGCTTGAGGCCCAGGGAGTCGAAAGTGGCGTGAGGGGGGGCGACGGGAGGAGGCGGAGAGGCTTTCACGGTCCGGGCTTGTACCACCAGCACTCTCCGGATGGCCGCGAAGAATGCAGGTTCTGTCCCACACCTGAAATCACGGGGCCGTGGCAGGTGAAGGCACGCCGCCCTGGAGCGGCTCGCCGACGGCCGGAGGGGACGTCCGGACGACGATGTCCGCGTCGATGCCGTCCCCGCCGGGCGCTCCATCCTCGCCGTAGGACCGCAGGACGGGCAGGCCGCCTTCGAGGCGGTAGATGTAGTCATGCTCCCAGGGGTCCTGGGGGGCGACCTCGAGGAACCCGGCATCCACCAGGGCGCCAAGGCCCTGGGCGGCGTCCGGATAGTGACCGCGTTTCCAGCGGGGCGGCTGCAGCTACCGTGCCTGCCGCCGTGCTACTGGCTGCGCGGTGCGGGTGCTCGGCACAGGGTTTCTTCCACGCGGGAGCGCAGGGCTTCGAGCGACCCGTCATTCAGGATGACGGCATCGAATTGGGCTCGCTCCGCTCCCGCCGCTTCTCGTTCGGTGGCATGGCTCGCCAGCGCCCCTGGGGCGCCTGCACCCGGGCGCTCCACGAGCCACAGCTCTGCTCCCAGGGCCCGCGCCAGCTTCCACTCACGGCTGGTGCGCAGATCCGTGCAGACCACCCTGCCTTCGGCCTTCAGGAGCGACTCCACACGCAGGCGGAAGGGGCGGAGCCATACCTCGGCATCGAGCTCGACGCAGGTCTGCCCGAATCGCTGGTACAGCTCCCGAGGCGACTTGCCCAATCGGGGGTCGACGCTGTTGCGCCCATCGCCCCACAGTTGGTCCGGGCTGAGCTGGAAGAGCGTCATCAAGATGGCCTTCATGGGATCGGCAATGGCGACCCGTTCGAAGCCATGGTGACGTGTCAGGAGGCTGCCCACTGTGTCCTTGCCGGCGCCAGACACGCCCGCCAGGCAGATGAAGTTCCGAGGGTTCATCGCCCACCTCCAAAGTCATACCGGCCGCCGCGCTGGTCGAAGCGTGCCATTTCGAAGTGGACCTGGGACCAGGCTCGCTCGATGCCCGCTTCCAGGATGGGCCCGCTATAGCGGTGTCCACCCCCAGCGTTGTCGAAGAAGCGCCCAGCGGGATCCACCATGGCGTAGCTACCGCGCATGTCCTCGTTGTCTTCGGGAATCAGGGCAATGCCGTGTGCGGCCAGCCCCTGGTGTCGTGCGACGAAGCCACGGAAGTCCTCGTCGGAGCACAGGAGCGAGTCGACCTTGCCGCTGTTCTGTCCCTCTACGGGCAGGACCCGGAGCATCTTCCACCGCTCCGGACGGAGTGCACGCAGGAAGGCGCCCTGGTCTTCGCCTGCGTTGAGCGAGGTGACGACGGTGTTTACCTTGAAGCGCATGCCAGCCTGCCGGATGCGGTCCGCAGTGGCGATGTAGACCTCCGGATCGATGGCCCGGCCCTGCACCGCGCGGCCCATCGCCACGTGAGTCGCGGGGAAGGGACTGTCGATGCTGAGCGTGACCCAGTCGAGGGCGCCCTTGAGCCGCGCGATGCGTTCGGGAGTGAGTTGACTGCCATTGGTCACCACCATGGTCGTCGCTCCGCGCTCCTTCGCGATTTGGACCAACTCGGGCAGCCAGGGACACAGGAGCGGCTCGCCTCCCGCGAAAGTGATCTTCTGGAAGTGGGAGCAAAGCATTTCCACAATCCGCAGCGCCGCCTCCTTTGGAAGATGTCCGCGAGGCAGGACCTGGGCGCGGACATCCTGGAAGGTTGCGAAGCAGAAGCGGCAACGCATGTTGCACGGCTCCCACAGGTGGAAGTTGACCGAGGGCGGCAACTCGTGCTGCTGGGAGGTGCGGTTTGACCCGGAAGGAATGCTCCCACCCGATGCGTTGGGCGTGCGCGATGCCAGGCGGCGCTCAAATGGGGAGAGGGTGGGGTCATCGACTGTGGGCTGATGCATGGAGCCTCCGTTCGGGCCCGCTTTCGCAGGCGGTTCGACGCTCCACACCCACCAGCCATTTAATTGTGACCGCGTGACGTAAGTCAGCGGCAACGTTGGAGAAAATCGATCTCCAATTTGTCCCGGGCCCGCTGGACCCGTTTCCGAGCGGCTGCGTACTCGATACCGAGCTGTTGGGAGATCTCCAGCTCGCTCATGTCGTCGAAGTAATGCATCAAGAGAACCTGACGGTGTTCAGCTCCCAGGGCACACAGGGACTTCTGCAAGGCGAGCTGGGTCTCGCGCCGAACGTAGTCGTCGTCAGGCCGCAGGGTGCAAGAGGGCTCTGGCTCGAGGTCAATCGGGCATGACCTGGCGCTTCTCAACCCGTTGAGGGCACGATTCCGGACGGAACGCAGGAAGAACTGCTCGAAGTCGCGATACCGGTCGGAATGCAGGCAGACGCTGAGCAGGGATTCATAGACGATATCCGGTGCGTCAGCCGGTCCAACGATCTCGGCCGCGATGCTCCGCGCCTTCGCAAGCAGGGTGTGGTCCTGGTAGCGGCTCTCCATGCAGTCGCGGAAGCTCTGGGTGCGAGACGGCCCGGACGACAGGGAAGGTGTCGCTCCCATCGTCGCGGAAGCCAGGAGCAACTGGCGCGAACACTCGACGGAGGGTGAATTGCAACTCGCGGAGGCCCGGGGTGCGGAAAGCCTGCCGGCACTGGACTCGAGCTCGTCGGCCAGGGCGCCCAGCAGGAAGACGAAGGCGGTGCTGCCCAGACACGCCAAGGTGAGCATTCCCGCGCCGAAAGGCGATGTCCGCGCGATGCGCCAGGACAGTGAGAGCCCTCCCCAGCCAAGCGCGTACAGGAGGTAGGCGGAGTACAGCACCGCCCAGGTGAACGCGGCCAGTACAAGTGCACCTGCCAGCACGGGCTGCTGACTTCGGCCAAGGTCCGGAGGGAGGATGGCCCGGCAGGCCAGCGCCAAGATGACGCCGACGACGAGCCAGGGCCACCGCAGTAGTAGGGGAGGCGGCTTCGTCTGCCCCGCGAGTCGGCGGATGAGGTTCCAGGCCGTCACGGAGGCGGCCAGCATCGCGCCCAGGAGCAAGAGCGCGGACGCAAGGTACACCGCGCCGTCAAAGATGCCCGAGGACAGCGCGCCCAGTCGCTCGAGGAGGTACGCGGCTCCGAAGAACCCCGTCAGCGCCGTCATGAAGAAGGCAAGCCCCTCGATGGGGATGAGCACGTTGAAGGCGAAGATCACCAGCGCCACGGCAAACACCGCGAATTGCCACCAACGCGTGCGTCGCGGTGGCGCGCCTCCATCCCCCGGTGAGGCTTGTCCTGTCATTTGGCAGCCACACTAGCAGTCTGGCCAAGTCGCTGGTGAATCCTGGACTGGAGGTTGTCTCAGACCCGGGTGACTGTCTTTCGTGACCCCTGGCCACGTCTCACGACACGGCCCGCAGGCCCGCGCGCAGGGCTCGACCCTCCGTCTGTGTCAGCAGTCGGTCGACGTCCGCATGCGAACGCAGCGAGCGCCATCGCCTCCAGCGCGTTGCTTGCCCCGCAGCCCGGCAGGGGCCTCCCGAGTGCGGTTTCCTCATCCCGGCAGGGCCGCATCGAAGAACGTCACGAGGCCTGGCGTGCATCGAGTGCCCGAACGCCCGAGCATCGCGAGCTGCTGCGAGGGCCTCTCCATCCGTCATGGCTTCGGCCCGCGCCGCTCCCTCGCCCGAAGGTGAATCACTCAACACGTGCAGCCCCAGGGCTTCGCGCGCGGCGGTTGCCGGACTACCGCCCTCCGCCATGGCCTGGGGACGCTTCGTTTCCGCGGGCGGAGCGCCTGACGGATGCGCCCCCGCGTCATCCTCCCTTGCCTCCGCCGGTTCGCTGTCGGGTGTCTCTTCCGAGAGCTCCCCGCCGTCTGGAGGCGGCATGCCTCCGGGCCCCCGGGGCGTCGATTCCTCTCTTGGGCCCAGGGCCCGCCAGAGCGCCTCCGCCGACGCGTCCGCGTCCTCTTCCGTGACTGCACCCTCCCACCTCGCCGCCACCCGCCCCAGCTCCGCGGCCGGAGTCTTGTCGTAGCCCCGCTGCGCCATCACCGCCGCCGCCTCCTCCATCCGCGTGGCCACGAACTGCGGGTACAGCTCCATCATCTGCCCACCCCCTGCCGGACCGACCCGCCCGTGGAAGGAACGTTCCTTCCGCCAGCACCTTCCTACCGGGTGGGGCTGACATGCCAACGGCGGACAACCGGGCAGGTCCGCTCAAGACCACGGCGCGCAAGAGCCCGGAAGGCCCCTCGCGGGTTCAGGCGGTGCGGGCTCCCTCCAGGTCTCGAGTCAGCCTTCCCGAGAGCCTGCCCGTGACATGTGTCGGACGGATACCCCGGACATCACCTTCGGGATGGTCGACACCGACCAGGAAGCGGAGCTCTCCAGCGCGTTCGCGATCCGCTCCATCCCAACGCTGAGGGTCTTCCGCGACGGCATCATGCTCTTCGAACAGGCCGGAACGCTGCCAGCGGCGGCGCTCAAGGACCTCATCCGCCAGCGTCACGCGCTGGACATGAACGAGGTGCGCAGGCAGCTCGTGGCGTGCGAGGCCGGGCAGAAGCCCGGCGGCGCCCCCAGGTCTGACGCCAGCGGCCAAGTGTAGCGGTTAGCCACGATTTCCGGGCCCTCTGTCCAGGGCGATCATCCACTCCACCCCTCACCCGGAGTCCCCATGCACCGACGTCTCTTGCTGGCCGCTGTCTCCGTCTTCTCGATGATCCCCGCCACGAGTTTCGCGGCGGTCGCTTGCGGGCGCATTTGCGACGGCTCGAATTGCAACACGCCCTGTATCGAGATCTTCCTCACGACTTGTGGGGAAGCAGGCTACTGCGGGCTGGATTCCGCCGCCGCGCCCACCATCGCCGAGGCCGAGTCCCAGCAGGCGGAGGATTCCGACCTGGTATGCCGCGAGGCACGGCCCGACGCCGAGCAGACCACGGCCGCCGAGAGCTGAGCGCAGAGCATGAGCCCGGGTGGGCTTTCGCCCAGGCCCATCGACCCAAGACGCGTCCTGTATGCGCCGGGCAGGGAGTCCGAGCCGGCGCTCCGTGGCGCGACGGGCACGCCGTGAGCCCCGCGTGGGGTGGCAGTCAACCCACGAGCGAGGGCCAGTTGCGTCCCACCCACGCGCGCTGCTCGGCCTCGGTGCGCCACTGGCTGTCGTCGCGGTCGACCCTGCGTGAGGTGGCGAGCAGGGACTGCAGCGCCGCGAGCATGCGCTCGGCGAAGGCCGTGTCGTGGACGACCAGCAGCGCCTCGCTCTCCCAGTAGGCCGCGGTGACATCCAGGTTGGCGCTGCCCACCGCCACGGCATCCATGTCTCGGACGAGCAGCTTGGCATGCACGTGCGGGAAGACCCGCTCCAGCTCGGGCTCCCACTCCGGCGCCGGTGGCATCGCGAACTCGTAGGCGACACCTCCCGCGGCGATGACGGCGTCGAGGCGGCTCCGGACGTACCGGTCCGCGACCTCGCGCAGCGCGCCTCCCGGGAACGGAATCTGCTGGCCATACCAGGGCCGGACGCTCCCGAAGAGGATGTCCACCTTCACCCCACGCCGGAGCGCGGCCACGAGCGCGTGCTGCAGCTCGAGGAGCAGCGGAAAGGTATTCACCAGCACCAGCCGCGAGCAGGCACTGCGGATGAGCGCGAGCTGCGTGTCCAGCGTATGGGTGTCCTTGAGCCCCTCGTGCAGGACGAGCCGTGCCTCCAGCTCTCCCGCCGGCGCAGCGGCGCGGACCGGGAAGGCCTCACCGCCCGCCCGGGTCCACTCCGCCAGGAAGGCGTGCTCGATGTCCGAGACCAGGGGGCCGGCGAGCCGTGCGCCACAGTCCAGCCAGGGCACCTCGCGGTAGTTCGACGTCCGCCGGAGGGCGACCTCGTCGAAGCCCGTGAAGTAGGTCGCCCCCATGTTGCGCCCCGTGATGAAGGCCTGCTCCGTGTCGACCACGAGCAGCTTCCGGTGGTTGCGCTGCTTCAGCTCGAGGATGCTCGGCAGCCCGGACAGCGGCGCGATGGCACGCACCTCGATGCCCGGCGTCCCCGACAGGCGGACGAGGGCCGGATTCATCACCCCGAACGAGTCATGCCCGCTGTACAGCGCATCCACCAGCAGGCGGACGCGCACGCCTCGCTTCGCCGCCCGCTGGAGCGCCTCCGAGAACCGCGCCGTCACCGCGTCGTCCTCGACGATGTAGCACTGCCAATGCACGGTGCTCCGGGCCCCTTCGATGGCGGCAAGCAGCGTCTCCCGGGCCCGCCCGTTGTCGAGCTCGAAGTCGATGGCATGGCCACCGACACACCGGCTGCCGCCCGCGAGTGCCAGCTCTCGTGCGAAGGTGTCCGGCGCCTCCGGCACCGGCAGGGGTTCCGGTGCCTGGCCGTCCGGCAGCAGGCCGCACTCGCTCGGCGTCAGCGTGCGGAGGAACGGATGGTGGAGCGGGTGCTCGTCGCGGGTGACCACCGCGGCAATGGCGGCGCCGGCCATGGCCAGACGGGTGGCCACCCGGAGCAGGCGCTGGGCGTCGACCAGCCGGGGGACGTCATCCGCGCGTGCGTCGTCGAGCCAGGCACTGGCGTCGATGAGGAGCGGCGTCCCGAGTCCCGGTGCCAGCTTGCGCAGGTGCTCCCGGTGCGTGTCGAGCGGCTCGCTGTCGCGCAGACGGACGAAGACGAGGTGACACGCGGCGCCCAGCGTGGCCAGGCCATCCCGTGGCGCTGTCGGGGCGAGCCGGCTGTCGATGAGCGCCAGCGGCCTGTCGGGCGCGAGCACATGGCAGGGCGCGAGCGCTCCGCTGGCGGTGTCACACGCGAAGGCGAGGGCGAGGGCGTGCCCCTGTCGGACGTGGGAGAACCAGGACGCCGGAAGGACCGCGGTGCCGCCCTGGTGCTGCGCGCCACCGAGCGGCGTGCCGCCCTCGAACACCGTCAGGACGCCCGGCTCCGGCACCGAGACGCCGGGCAGGATTCCCACACGCTCCACCGCGAACCGGAGCTCCCTCCCGGGGAGGAGCAGCGAGTCCGACACGGAATGCCGCTCCTCGAACAGCGCGGCGGCGGGCAGCGTGCGCGGCAACAGCAGCGCGGGGACATGCGCGTCCTGCATCGCCCTGGCACCCAGCAGGCCGAGCGCCAGCGCGTGCATGCCGTCAACCGCGTCCGTGGGCGCGAGCAGGAGGTCCGCGCCCCACTGCGAGGCGGCCTTGTCGAAGGCCTCCGCCCGGCCCCTCAGTCCCTGTGAGAGCGCCTCGATGCGCAGCGTCTCCGTGATGCCGAGCGCATGGGAGAGGGTCTGAAGCTCGCCGTCCCGCTCGGGGGCCTCCGTCGAGGTCAGTGCGACGAGCTCGGCGGGGCGCTCATGCCTCCTGAGGAACTCCGCTACCGAGCCCAGGCCCCTGCCATCGGACGCCACCGCGATGGCGAGGCGAGCAGTAGGGGAGGGCGTCCCAGGACAGCTCGCGCCGACCGAGAGCACGTGGAGCCGCTCCCGGATGGCGAGCGACAGGATGACGCCCATCCGAGCCCTGGGCGATGCGGCGAGCAGCGGGCCCACCACCACCAGCTCGGAGCCGTGCTGCCGGGCCGCCTGGAGGATGGCATCGGTCTCCAGGTGGTCCTCGAGCTGGTAGCCCGCGCCGGACTCCACGTGCCACTCCCGCACGCCCTCCCAGAGCCGCTCCAGGGCCGTGAGGCTCGCGGGGCGTGGAGGCTCGAGGTCGCGACGCTCGGGGGAGAGGCCGTAGAGGTGGACGCTCTCGGGAGTCGGAGCGAGCCGGCGGGCCGCGATCAGCACCTGCTCCGGAGCCGCGGTGGCATCGAAGAGGATGAGCAGGCGTTGGAACATGGCGGGCCGTCAGTCCTTCCAGAGGATCTTCCACGGGTGCTTGCGCAGGTCCGTCACCAGCGTGCGCAGCTCGTCGTAGAGCGTCGGGTCCTGCAGCACCGCGCCGGCCGTGCCCTCTCCGGCCTCAATCTTCGCCAGCACCCGGTCCGCGCGCCCGGCAATGCCCTCCAGCTGTCCCGCCGCGTTCGTGAAGCGCTCCAGCGCCAGCTTCACGCGCTGTCCGTCCTCGGGGCCCAGGGCCCCCGTCACCGCCGCGAGGCCTTCCATCGTCGTCCCCGCCGACTTCGTCAGGCCGGGCAGCTCGCTGCGCATCACCGCCGCCGTGGCCGCCGCGTCATCCAGCAGCCGCGCCGCCTTGCCTCCGGGCTGGAAGGACTCGCGCGCCAGCGCCGCCAGCTGCCGCAGGTCCTTCGATGCCGCCGCCAGCTCCGAGGCCAGCACCTTCACGTCACCCTCGTTCTCCGTCAGCATCCGGTCCAACGTCTTCGTCAGCCTCGACACGTTCGACGCCAGCTCCGTCACCGCTTCCGGGTCCTTCTCCAGCATCGCGGAGAGAATCTCCACGAAGCGCGACAGCTGCTCCGCCAGCAGATCCAACCGGGGCGCATCCGTCCCGCGCACCGCCTCTCCCGCGCCCAGCGCCTGCTGCGCGGAGCCCGGGTTCAGCTCCAGGTACGGCTCTCCCAGCAGGCCCACCGTGGCCACCGTCACCCGCGCGTCCGTGCGCAATGCGCCGACGGCCTCCGGGGCCACGGCCAGCTCCATGCGCACCGGCATCGGCCGGCCCTGTGCGTCCCGCCGCTCGGGCAGGAGGCGAATCGCCTGCACGCGGCCCACCTGCACGCCGCCCAGCTTCACCGGCGCGCCCTCCACCACGTTGCCCGTGTGGCCGAAGTCCACCGCCAGCCCCGTGTCCGAGCCCAGCGTCAGCTCGCCCATCAGCCACAGCAGCGCGAACACGCCCACCACCGTCGCCAGCACCAGGGCGCCCACCTTCAGCTCCAGCCGTCGCTCATCCATCCGTCGCGCCCTCCATGAACGGCGCCGTCAGCACCCGAAGCTCGGGCGCGGAGGACTCCAGGAATCCCGCCGGCGGGCCCAGGTACGCACACCTGCCGCCCGCCACCACCAGCACCCGGTCCGCCAGCCCCTTCAGCTGCCGGTAGTCGTGCGTCACCACCAGCCCTCCCAGGCCGCGCTGCTTCAGCGAGGCCAGCACTTCTTCCACCTGCGAGGCCGCCCGCCGGTCCAGCCCCGTGGTGGGCTCGTCCAGCAACAGGTAGCGTGGCTTCAACACCAGCGCCCGGGCAATCGCCGCGCGCTTCTTCGCCCCGGGCCCCAGCTCCGGGGGCAGCCGGTCCGCCCACTCCACCAGCCCCACCTGCGCCAGCGCCGCCTCCACGTCCTCCGCGGGCGCCTCCGGGTCCGCCAGCCTCACGTTCTCCCGCAGCGTCCGCCAGTCCAGCAGCGCCGGGCCCTGCACCAGGTACGGCGCCTTCCGCCGCAGCCGCACCAGCTCGCGCTCGGGCCGCGTGTCCACCCGCTCGCCCCACAGCTCCACCCCTCCCGCATCCGGCCGCAGCAGCCCCACCGCCATCCGGCACAGCACGCTCTTCCCGGAGCCGCTCGCTCCGGCGATGAACGTCAGCTCCCGCGTGGACACCTCCGCCGTCAGCCCGTCCAGCACGCGCCGCCGGCCCGCCTCGAACTTCACCTGCACGTCCGTGAAGCGGAGCGTGTCATCGGCGGGGGCGGGGCTCACTGCGGCGGGCATGCTCGGACTCACAGGCGCAGCAGCTGGAAGGCGAGGGACACGGCGAAGTCGATCAACAGGCACCCCAGGCTCGCGGCCACCACGCCGGCGGTGGTGGCCTCGCCCACCGCCTCGGCGCCGCCTCGGGCCCTCAGGCCGGCTACCGCCGCCGCCAGTGGAATGTACAGGCCGCAGCCTCCCGCCTTCAGCGCCGCCGCGAGCAGGTCCCACCCGTCCACGTAGCGCGGGTCCATGAAGGCCCGCCCGTCCACGCCGAACGCCGTCCCCGCCACCACCACCGCGGACAGCGTCGCGGCCACCGTGCCAAGGATGCTCAACAGCGGCACGCCCAGCACGCCCGCAATCACCCGGGGTGCCACCAGGTCCGCGTACGGGTCTCCGGCGGACATCTCCAGTGCTTCCACCTGCTCGTTGACGCTCATGGTGGACAGCTCGGCCGCATGGCCCGCGCCCGCGCGAGACGCGGTCAGCAGCGCGGACATCACCGGGCCCAGCTCGCGGATGAGCAGCTCGAAGTATGCGGGCCCCAGCACGGCCACGTTGCCCACG is from Pyxidicoccus xibeiensis and encodes:
- a CDS encoding Fe2+-dependent dioxygenase translates to MMLHIPSVLTAEQVAHCRTVMERASWTDGRVTSGYQSAQVKKNLQLPDDGPAARELGDLVLSGLERSAMFISAALPQRVFPPLFNRYEPGMTFGSHVDSAIRPVTGTPLRVRTDVSATLFLSEPDSYDGGELVVEDTYGSHSVKLPAGDLIIYPASSLHHVTPVTRGVRLASFFWVQSMVRDVSRRAMLFDMDTAITQLNQEVPKSPALVMLTGVYHNLLRQWAEP
- a CDS encoding DEAD/DEAH box helicase, translated to MKASPPPPVAPPHATFDSLGLKPALIEALSALGYEEPTPIQAAALPPLLAGKDLLGIAATGTGKTAAFALPLLNRIEPGTCRPNTTAALVLVPTRELAMQVSEAIHRYGQKLGVTVLPLYGGQVIGQQLRVLKRGVDVVVATPGRALDHLRRGTLQLDDVRTVVLDEADEMLDMGFAEDLEAILSGTPETRQTALFSATLPPRIASIAERHLREPVRVKIAREKVEQGEMPRVRQTAYVVPRAFKIATLGRLLDVESPTAAIIFCRTRTEVDDLTVSLNGRGWRAHALHGGMTQEQRDRVIKQLKSQGTDLLVATDVAARGLDIPRLSHVVNFDVPNAPEAYVHRIGRTGRAGREGVAITLVEPREHRLLRNIERVTGQRIEVATVPTVADLREKQQEMLRSALREALVAGELDSFRGAVEALASEFDAMDIAAAAVKLLQEAQDEGREGKEEEIPTVAPPVDRPPRPGMAGGRPGAPGAPGGRPGRPERGTKSRGGPPAWDITRLWIGAGRRAGMRPADVVGAIAGEAGLDSSKIGAIQIGDSFTLVEVPEPDANRIIAALKNATVRGKKVLVRKDQG
- a CDS encoding type II secretion system protein GspG, whose amino-acid sequence is MQPPRWKRGHYPDAAQGLGALVDAGFLEVAPQDPWEHDYIYRLEGGLPVLRSYGEDGAPGGDGIDADIVVRTSPPAVGEPLQGGVPSPATAP
- a CDS encoding deoxynucleotide monophosphate kinase family protein, coding for MNPRNFICLAGVSGAGKDTVGSLLTRHHGFERVAIADPMKAILMTLFQLSPDQLWGDGRNSVDPRLGKSPRELYQRFGQTCVELDAEVWLRPFRLRVESLLKAEGRVVCTDLRTSREWKLARALGAELWLVERPGAGAPGALASHATEREAAGAERAQFDAVILNDGSLEALRSRVEETLCRAPAPRSQ
- a CDS encoding viperin family antiviral radical SAM protein, producing the protein MHQPTVDDPTLSPFERRLASRTPNASGGSIPSGSNRTSQQHELPPSVNFHLWEPCNMRCRFCFATFQDVRAQVLPRGHLPKEAALRIVEMLCSHFQKITFAGGEPLLCPWLPELVQIAKERGATTMVVTNGSQLTPERIARLKGALDWVTLSIDSPFPATHVAMGRAVQGRAIDPEVYIATADRIRQAGMRFKVNTVVTSLNAGEDQGAFLRALRPERWKMLRVLPVEGQNSGKVDSLLCSDEDFRGFVARHQGLAAHGIALIPEDNEDMRGSYAMVDPAGRFFDNAGGGHRYSGPILEAGIERAWSQVHFEMARFDQRGGRYDFGGGR
- a CDS encoding RNA polymerase sigma factor, with product MALVIFAFNVLIPIEGLAFFMTALTGFFGAAYLLERLGALSSGIFDGAVYLASALLLLGAMLAASVTAWNLIRRLAGQTKPPPLLLRWPWLVVGVILALACRAILPPDLGRSQQPVLAGALVLAAFTWAVLYSAYLLYALGWGGLSLSWRIARTSPFGAGMLTLACLGSTAFVFLLGALADELESSAGRLSAPRASASCNSPSVECSRQLLLASATMGATPSLSSGPSRTQSFRDCMESRYQDHTLLAKARSIAAEIVGPADAPDIVYESLLSVCLHSDRYRDFEQFFLRSVRNRALNGLRSARSCPIDLEPEPSCTLRPDDDYVRRETQLALQKSLCALGAEHRQVLLMHYFDDMSELEISQQLGIEYAAARKRVQRARDKLEIDFLQRCR
- a CDS encoding thioredoxin family protein; the protein is MCRTDTPDITFGMVDTDQEAELSSAFAIRSIPTLRVFRDGIMLFEQAGTLPAAALKDLIRQRHALDMNEVRRQLVACEAGQKPGGAPRSDASGQV